The Penaeus chinensis breed Huanghai No. 1 chromosome 16, ASM1920278v2, whole genome shotgun sequence sequence CTCATTCCTTGACTGGTTTCCTTCGCTTCCATATTTTATTCCTACAATGATTTACTCTACGCTATCATATATTCATAGTCAGTCGACGTTAAAATGCAGAGACTAGCCTACTtcgtgtgatataaatataaaaaaaatactctaaTGTGAAGAGTCAcgccggttatatatatatgtgtgtgtgtgtgtgtgtgtgtgtgtgtgtgtgtgtgtgtgtgtgtgtgtgtgtgtgtgtgtgtgtgtgtgtgtgtgtgtgtgtgtgtgtgtgtgtgtgtgtgtgtgtgtgtgtgtgtgtgtgtgtgtgtgtgtgtgtgtctgtgtgtgtacagtatgtgtatacatgaacagtatgtgtatacatgaacagtatgtgtatacatgaacagtatgtgtatacatgaacagtatgtgtatacatgaacagtatgtatatatgtgtgtacagcatgcgtttgcgtgtgtgtgtaagcaaacaTGTGTGTGTCACTATATGGATGCCactatgtgtgtgtccgtgatcgAACGCCTGTACGTTCGTAAGTATGCACCGGGATGTTCTGCAAACATACCCTGATACGAAAATACAAAGAACCAGCTATCTCACGcgactatatactatatacacctTACTAACAGAAACAGATAACAGAAACAAGTAATAAATCGTcaacgaaaaacagaaaaaccGTCGTAGAACGAGTCGTAGCAACAGTGGCTCAAGGTCAAACAAACTGAGTATGAATGCCAAGATTGGGGAGACTAAATAAGCTTGTTTTACTGCATTGATCTTAGGACGGTTTGGTATTCTATGTACGTCAGTAGGTATATATggacaaaaatacatgtataaatacacgcgcccgcagacacacacacacacacacacacacacacacacacacacacgcacacacgcacacacgcacacacgcacacacgcacgcacacacgcacacacgcacacacacacatatatatatatataaatttgagtaattaaatgtgtgtgattgtgtgtgtgtgtttgtgtgtgtgtgtgtgtgtgtgtgtgtgtgtgtgtgtgtgtgtgtgtgtgtgtgtgtgtgtgtatgtgggtgtgtgtatgtgggtgtgtgtgggtgggtgtgtgtgggtgtgtgtgggtgtgtgtgggtatggtgtgggtatggtgtgggtgtggtgtgggtgtggtgtgagtggtgtgagtggtgtgtgggtggtgtgtgggtggtgtgtaggtggtgtgtaggtggtgtgtgggtggtgtgtgggtggtgtgtgggtggtgtgtgggtggtgtgtgggtggtgtgtgggtggtgtgtgagtggtgtgtgagtggtgtgtgcgtggtgtgtgcgtgtgtgcgtgtgtgtgcgcgtgtgtgtgcgcgcgtgtgtgtccgtgtgtgtgtccgtgtgtgtgtgtgtgtgtgtgtgtgtgtgtgtgtgtgtgtgtgtatgtgtgcgtgcgtgcgtgcgtgcgtgcgtgcgtgcgtgcgtgcgtgtgcgtgtgtgtgtgtgtgtgtgtgtgtgtgtgtgtgtgtgtgtgtgtgtgtgtgtgtgtgtgtgtgtgtgtgtgtaggtgtaggtgtaggtgtaggtatagatataggtataggcatatgtatatccatatgcacatatatatgtatatgtatatgaatgtatatgtgtatgcatatgtacatatacatatgtacatatgtgtgtgtatatatatatatatatatatatatatatatatatatatatatatatatatatatatatgaatttggataattaaatgaatgaaaggTAACACAGtcataatataaaaagaaaatgaacataaTGTTTTGAACTCGTCAATAATTCCTCTTTAAACAAAGCAGATAACTTCAACGTGTTTTTCATCCTTTCAGTTATTTGCTTGATCTGAAGAGGAATGCTGGAACATTATGTTCAATTTCTTTTAAATTCCTGtctatatttaatttcatctttgtgtacatgtttctgtgtttgtagatgttcatgtatatacaggtactagcatgtgtatatacagtatatacacgtctgtatttgtatgtctatagAAATGCCATCAAATACAATTGCATATTTTGGTTTACATCTTTATCTTTTAGCAACAGCTTCTCTCTGTAAATGAATATAAAGTATGACCACACATTTCAccccacaaaaaataaacaagccaTTATAATTCCTCTTACAAAAAACTTACAGCAGGTACTTACAATTTAACACTAGGGGATGACATACCTTCATAAACACCTGCAAAGAAAAGAATATGCAATAAGGCTTCTGTAGAAAAGTGCAAATACATATTCTAAATTAAACTACAATATGTAACCTGGACAAATCAAAGTTACTATTTACTTGTCTACTAGGCCACTTGATAACTTTTAATAAAATggcaaatataaagaaataaaatagaaaaataattaaataaaagaaaatattagccAATAGTGTTCCATGTAACACTGTAGCAGAGTTAATTCACAGAACCAGCATTGCAGAAAGGTAAATGTGAAAACTTAATGTTCCTTTGTAACATATAaaactttattcatttttatttgacTTTATATTGGGATAAAAACTgacaataatttttttaaaaagtattaaCAATATTTGAACACAAAAAAGCATCCTAAAGCTTTCTCTAACTTTTTGTGGTATGGTTTTAGATATGCAGTTTTTATCAGTCTGTAAGTGAATGACGGGTGTTCTGTAACTTTAACTATTATCTCTTGAAATGTAATACATACAGTAATGTGAGAAAAATCACACTGCTGAGTCACTCCACTAAAGACTTATTTTTGAAATCTTATTCTGATGAAAAACTTTCTTGGTTAACAAATACCAGGTAATCAAAAACCTTTTTAAGACACAATTTTCACTCTTTTGATTATGCACAATTAACAACTAATGGCTTTTCACAACTGGCATAATCAAAGACTAATAATTACTACTCAATACCACATCATGATCTATTAGGAACATTCACATTCATAATCCATTCTCTATAAAGAGAAACTGTCGAGCAGAATGGTGATAAAGTCCTAAAAATCTTTTAACTAACACAAAGAATGAACCCTGAAAGAAAAAAGGCATCTCATAGAACTACTGGGAAGAATTCACAAACAATAACTGTGCTGAAGAAAAACATTTCTAACTCTGGCTGTCTGGAATAAAGAATTATGATATACCATGACACACAGACTAATGACAACTAGAAGTTAAATGCTCTAGGTTTATGCAATCCAGTTTGAGATAAGTCAACTACAGTTATAAATATAGTAGTAATTACTCATGCACTGCTCACTGCAAAGGAGCTGCCAACATAAATTTCTAATTGATTCGGTAATATAACTTTCACTGTAGTGTATAAACCTAAATAACATATGCTTATATGAAACAACACTAGCATCCTTTACACCCATGATTGTGGTTTGCCGCAACTTGTACGTTAAATCCTATTTATCACAATCATGTGTGAGCCGTCAAAAGCTGGTTAGTTGTTTACACTGCTCCTTTTCGCAGCAAATGAAATGCATTCAGCTTACACTAGTAAATCTAGTGTTCTCTGGCAAGGCAGATGCACCCACCACACTATCCCATACCCATTCCCCTTGTTGGCTCTCCTCTCCCTGAGTCAGTCAAGGAGTCATGTCTCCTTCCCGTTTCCTTTATTGTGAGCAACATGTAAGGATTCTCAAATAAAAATTCCATTACTGAATGCCATACTTCATCCATCCTTATCTCTTCCCCTATTTCCCATTCACACTACATATTGCCATATTTCTTGTAGTCATCTCCCGACATTTTATTGTCTCTTTACTagctatatattgatatacattgcTAAATGGATTCAATAATTTAGCGACTCATATCCAAGGGGCACCTGCTATTACTTTTATAGGTTTTGATATTCTCAAATGGTATATTTTTGTGATAGGACAATGAAATGTACAATTTTTGGTATGTATAATCGAGCCTTTTAAAAGTGACAGACTATAATTCATCTTGATGAAATTTGAGAGATCAGACATTATTAGCATATGGATTGTAGATTGTAGACTCtagaaatggtaatgaaaataaaaacataataagcaTATGGAAGCTTCAAATAGGGTGTAActgacaaaaatagataaaatgaaatacaaaaatgcCTGTAATTTGAATAAAAACGAATTATACCAAGTAAAATATCTAAAATCACACCCGGTGCTCAGAAAACATCAAACAATGTGCTCACTGTGAGACCGATAAGCAAAACAGGTCTAGTGCAAAGAATATCAACCAAATTAGCACACAGATAACAGAGGAATAAAACTAGGAAGCAAAACAATCTAGCAACCACACATACATCTCTAAAACTAGACATCTTAAGACTGAGACATCGATCTGGTTCCTCAGGCTTAAGATATCAGTCTGCCTCTTTATTATAACGAACAAAAGGTTGGAAAACAAGGaggatattatttctttttacctCTGACGTGTTTGTCATTTTAACCaacaaaaggggaaaaagcaGAATGCGATGAAAGAGGAACTGAAATTCGCTCCCCGGAATTATTAAATGTGGAAACGAAAACACCAAAAGGAAAATTCTGCTTCTGTCGTCTGTTTGTTTTGGTTATATTATGTTGACATTGGGAGAAGTTAATACATATGGATATTTTTATcctatgtgtattttttaaaaatctattataTGTAAATGATCTTATAAAACTCATAAAATAGGATTAATTAACATTTTTACTGTTTGCGattgtaataaataaaaataaaattatatttctatatggtATACTTTATCAACTTAGCAATCGTATTATAGCATTTTAAAAGATTTAGACAACAAAACGTAGTAATATTTTATCagtaagtaaaaaataatatttggtaGTTATTTAACAGCAAATGAATCGCAATGTTTACATTGAATTTACGTATTGTATAATGTCAAAGAAAATACAGACATTTCCATTAATTACACTCATATAAACAaagattatttattttgataataaaaatattttaattatattatttttcttcctttatgaGCTCAGCATAGAGTAAACAAAAATTAGTAATCTCTTCTATGACAATCGTATTTAAGATCCGATCACGTAATTTCAGATCCGAGTCCTGACGGGATAAGAAGCCTCTCCTGTATTTAAGACCGACTCAATTTTCAGAATGAGACACCTGCTGAGGAAATCGGCTGCCGCGATCCCAAGACAAAAGTTGCCCTTTATATCATTTCGCTTATTGTCATCAACGTCAATAAAACGTCACGAAACGGAGTCCATTGCTCCGCCCGACGAACACTACGATGTGGTCGTGTCGGGCGGCGGGATGGTGGGCTTTGCCGCCGCCTGCGTGCTCGGTGAGGGAATTTGTATGAAGATACATAAGTGAATTAAAGGTTTGGTGTGGAAAATGCATCCACACTTCCACTGTCCTGATGCATGTCGTATTATCTTACGAAATAGAGTTTGTAGGTTCTGGCAGTCTGTTGTCAAAGATGGAATTAGTTCAAGTTTGAGCTTGCCAAAATATatggtaaatattcagaataccttcACATGACTGATAATcatcacgataataatggtattgatggatTCATCTCACTCTTTCCCACTCATGTATAGATACTATAGAACGGAAACGCCCCCATGAGCCACTTTATTGCCTTGATATTatgggagggcatgaaaggtaccagttAAATTGTGGGGTAAATATGATTGAAATACACAAAAATTCCCAGTATAGAGTCAACTGCAGGAAATTTGGAGGGGTTCGATGGCAAATGTTCTATATATATTggcagtagagagtgagaggaatccgtCAATTCTACTATCATCATGGTCGGGCATGCAAAGTTATGCTAAACAATTACCAAAAATACACTCTCAATCACCAGGTTATTATTTCTGATAGGTTTCTCAACTCTCCACTGcacatatatgtaggaattatgtTGCTGAATTCCCCCCTAACCCCACAACTTGGCCCAGATAATAGGGGAGGAAAAGGTTACTATGTATGTTAGCTGCTGTCTGAGTGGGAAGCAAGTAGGCTTTGACAGTCACTTAACATTGTACCCCTGTTGTGTTAGACtttatattttagtttatatatcACACAACACAACTATCAAGTGTTCTTTAAAAACAGAGTTCTTTAAAAATTATCTACAGTGACCTGGAATCCTCTCTATGATATTTTATAGAGTGTGATGCAATGTTGTAAGTAAGAAGCAGACAGCAAGCAATTCTAAATGGTGAACACATAGGGTATGTTGATAGATTAATTTTAGGTATGTTAGGGCATAATGAGGATTtatagagaaataataaaatacttaGATGCTGACTTAACACATTTATTATGAACAGTTTTGAATTTTAGAaacaatttatgtatttataaagctTAGACTGAGAATATATTTTGAGAGGATTTAGGAAGCATTAGTAGGTACTTTTGTACCTTATtttcttacaattttttttaGCTCACATTGACAGTTATTTATCAGTGTAGTTGATAAAAGTTAAAGGTTAGGTTATGTCCAAAAATTATGATGTTTAACCCGTTAGATTTGATGATTGCCCCATTGAGTTTCTCAAGGTGACAAAGCAGCTATGGTTGCCTGCCATCTGTAACCTAAATATTGGCTTAAATGGTCACTAGTCCGGGGAGGTTTCAAAGGAAAATGTCCCCAATCTGTTTTCCCCCTCAGTGATGTGCTTCCCTATGAACCCATTGAACTGAGGACCTCAGTGTCAAGGGCATGCATTAGTTAGATATCAGCCAGTCAAATTAAGGTTGCAGTCGAGTCCATAAGAAAAATCAGATTGAGAATAAATACAATGCTTCATGTGCCAATTATTGTTTATACATATCATTTTGGTGACAATTACATTTGCTATTTTATCATATCAAATCATAATACTAAGAAGTATAAGTAATTTATTTTGTCATCTGCTAGTTGATCACTGCTGTAGGATACAGGCATTattaatggaagaggaagaaattatgCAAAGATTTTAATTAAATTGATAAGAAGGAGATTACAATAAGATTTTCAAGTTGCCATTTGTATTAAGGATATGGAAGCCTAGAAGTGATATAGATTATGCCGCTCTGCAAATCCTAACTGTTATTAACTTCCAGGCCATAGCAAGAGGCTGAGTGACCGTCGTATTCTGCTCTTAGAAGGAGGACCTAAAAAACCCTGGAGCCTCCCCAAAGAGTACAGCAACCGCGTATGTGCACTCAGTGGCCACACCCAGCGGCTGTTTGAGAAGCACAGCATATGGGAGCATATCAAGAGCATGAGGGCACAGCCAGTCCGTAGGATGCAGGTATGGAGTACTAGTAAAAGTTTTTTGGAGAAAATGGAACAGTTAGGGGATGCAGTAGCTAGGTGTCTGAAATGAGTATTTTTGTAGAAAATAAAGAACTGTATGGTTTATTACTGAACATTATAAATCAGGCATCCTTAATTAACTGTTGTTATGAGAAATATAGTATACAGTTCCTTATTTTGTAATGTGAATTGGCAGAATTTTATATATTGAAATTCATTTGTTATGTAATCTATGTTGCTGAGGGCAAGCATTTCTCTACATGTAGAATCCTCTCCCCTAGTAGCCTTATCCATAATTGATTACTTGTTTTTCATATTGTATAAATCTTGTTGCATTTAGAGAGATTATGACTGATATTCTTTCAGctgtgttgttgctttttttaaaGAAGGATATTGCAGTAGTTGATATTTACAGGTGTGGGAGTCTTGTTCTGAAGCCATGATTACATTTGACGAAAAAAATCAAGATGAGGTTGTAGCTCACATCGTAGAAAATGACGTGATCCTTCAAGCAATTAAAAATCAACTGCCAGACCATGTTGAGGTAAGTGGCAGTTAAAATACTTATTGGTTAAGGGCCTTCGCAAGAAAGTCTTGCAGTTGACTCCGATTTTTATAAATAGTAGACCTTATCATATCCAAAACTGATGGTTGATCTTGCTGTTACAGCTTCTCTCAagtttaccatttatatatgaattattcttAAAAATGTTATTAgatgcataatatttatatttagacaGAAGGGTTAATCTCACAAAATCTGTTGCAGGTCCAGTTTAACAGTAAAGTTGATGGCTATGGTCTGCCGCAGGATTCCTCCTCCCGTGTCACTATTTCACTTGCTAGTGGGAAAACATTATCAACAGATCTCTTGGTAAGTCCTTATGACAAACCATGGTATTCTATTTCCTTACTTTACGGCTCAACATTGAAGGATAGGCAACTAGCAttattgtgtgttattatgtTTACCAGGTTATTGTCTTCTTTCCCCCCTAAAATGTGAAGAATAGGTAGTATTGTGTTAGTCTCTTCCATTTAACTAATCATATCAGGTCTTAAGTTTTTGTTACTATGAATAGCCTGCATACTCTtacaaatgtttttcttttaattcatttttcttaATAAAGACATtaggttattgtttttattagtgacTGTAAATTTGTGTATTAACTTTTTCTTATGGTATGTAAGAATAGGATCTAATTAGTAGCTGTGACTAGCAATCCAGATTCTGTGACACTGCATTTTAAAAGCAAGAATCCACAGATAATTGAttgtataatattgataattctacACTAGAAACAGTTCAACACCACCTAATTGACTCCCTATTTTCCTCATGAGATTGGTGCAGATGGAGCAAAGTCACTGGTCCGGCAAACAATGGGCAGCCAGTATTTAGGTTGGGAATACGACCAAATGGGTATTGTAGCCACACTTGAGTTGTCTGAGGTAATTATGAAGCTTCTGTGAGGCAGTGCTCACCCATttgattataatcaatattgaaATATTATTATGACCTCACAATTGCCATATTCTGAATTTACTGGATagtttataatttctgttattatttaagTTAGATGCATTAATCTATGCATTCGTACATACAAAGGctacacaaatgtataaatataaattgttcTTAAATACctgtaaacctatatatatgcacattgatTCATGttaatacatgtatacgtacaagCCCCTCCTAAATGATGAGGTAGTGTCATTTGTGAGTTCACCCTTTATTCAACATCAGTATGTAATCTTTGTCTTGATATTTATATTTCAGCCCTCTGACAACAGTGTAGCATGGCAGAGATTCCTGCCTACTGGGCCAGTAGCCTTATTACCTGTGagtgttttttactattattagttataattaaGTTTATTTTGTCACTGCTGTTATATATGATCTTTCAGTAGTACATAATTTGGGTTCACTTCATATGGtgtaatttttcttattttcttttgttattcatatGCATTTTTCATTACTAGCTCTCAGATGATCGCAGTTCATTGGTTTGGTCAACAACAAAAGACAGTGCCAAGACTCTGTTAAATCTTCCAGAGGAAGAATTTACAGATGCCCTCAACAGAGCAATAGTAAGTataaaagagatttttttttaaagcaaagtACACATTTTTTTCACACGGATGGCTCCAAAACCCCTAGGTCACAAATGAATCAGTTACCATATTCGTTAAataattttgcttgtttttgttttattactgttattattgttttattataatgatagtaatgttaaaagaattttacatattttactttTCATTCCTATTAGTAATTAAGAtgtttagaataatgatgatagtaatacaaataaaaaaaaataatcccccAAAATTAGGAATGGCATAGATAGATAAGGTCAGGGAAGACTAGTTATTGACTCATTGGCAACTGAACACTGGTGAagcaatatataaaaaagaagagaaaaccatAATAGATAGCGCATATACCTAACATCAGTTGGTTAGGGGGTCTTAATAACTGTATATTcgttatgaaaatattttgtttagaTATTTTCAAAGTTCAGTTTTAATTCTAAGGAACTATTTGGCATCACAAAACTAAGGTAGTTATATAGAAAGTCTGAAaatatttgtgtttatcttttaTGGATGCTGGctatgggtgttttttttttttccttccttccttccttccttcctcccctccttccttccttccttccttccttccttccttccttccttccttccttccttccttccttccttccttccttccttccttccttccttccttccttccttccttccttccttccttccttccttccttccttccttccttccttccttccttccttccttccttccttccttccttccttccttccttccttccttccttccttccttccttccttccttccttccttccttccttccttcctcaaatTACAGTAACCAGAAATATCTTCGTATATCATAAATAATCCCATTTCATGTCTAGGTATTTTGTCTTTTTCAAGTTAAAGTAACTGTAGTAATTAAGAAATCTAAGAGAGCTTGTGGGTAGACAATAATGGGCCAGTTATGCTCATTATCTGAGATCAGATAACAAACTGAGCTTATGCTCATATCTGGTGTAATGTCAGATAGAGTGTAGTAACTACGTCTGACATAAGACTGAATAGAGTGAAAGCCCAAACTATAATATTACAGGTGAAAAGTTAGAGACCGATCCATTATCAAAGTAGTTTGCATAATGCAAACTCGCGATCATCTGAGAGCAGAGATTAGTGTTACATTATATCAAGTCAGGTTGGGGGAAATATAGAGAATGGAGaacgattttttgttgttgttggttctttcatataaaaaatatatatttctgaagatCTTTTGCATTCTCGCTCCATGACAAAGAATGAAAGTGgggtaggaaaaaaatatttgctcTCATTTTCTTATACTTTCCAATATTTATagattaatgtttataataaaaataagaccatcgatattcatagcactagtaaaaaatatgttttttcacgccaattcaaatcaagtacggtcacaaggtctactaactaactcctttgtggctaagcgctagcagagccatctatgggcagacatttcacaaaaaaatatagaaaataggcacagctttttccccatttttttttcattttccccggtggcattgggttaagagaagTGTAAGTTAAATTTTGTAAATTAATAATTTCTGAAGTGGGATGCTTTACTTCAAGTTTTGATTTTAGAGAAGTAATTGGTCACCATTTGTTATAAAGCTAATttgttagaaaaagaagaaaccttTTGTTTCTGATGTTATAGACTATTGATAGATTTTCCATAAAATTTTGTGTTTCTGTGAAGTGatagtttccccttttttctatttttcatgaaATTTGTCGTCTTTGCAACAATGTTCAAATATGTAACAAAAGCCCCAATATCTTAAATTGAATTAGTTACTCAAGATTACCTATTTGTACATTATTTTGTTTACTCATCTTTAGAATGTTCACATGAAAACTAACCAAATATGCTTCTATTTCTGTCACCAGTGGGACAACTCGGGCACAGACCAAACA is a genomic window containing:
- the LOC125033401 gene encoding ubiquinone biosynthesis monooxygenase COQ6, mitochondrial-like; the protein is MRHLLRKSAAAIPRQKLPFISFRLLSSTSIKRHETESIAPPDEHYDVVVSGGGMVGFAAACVLGHSKRLSDRRILLLEGGPKKPWSLPKEYSNRVCALSGHTQRLFEKHSIWEHIKSMRAQPVRRMQVWESCSEAMITFDEKNQDEVVAHIVENDVILQAIKNQLPDHVEVQFNSKVDGYGLPQDSSSRVTISLASGKTLSTDLLIGADGAKSLVRQTMGSQYLGWEYDQMGIVATLELSEPSDNSVAWQRFLPTGPVALLPLSDDRSSLVWSTTKDSAKTLLNLPEEEFTDALNRAIWDNSGTDQTVQAVHEKWTNLLDVIIPSQGADIRQLPPSVSAVVPGSRGAFPLGLGHAVHYVAPRVALIGDAAHRVHPLAGQGVNLGFGDVAALLETLEKAVLLGADIGDIRELYKYESERQKHNMATMASIDGLYRLYSTTATPVVLLRSLGLSAVNMLSPLKRFIMKHAES